The following coding sequences are from one Deltaproteobacteria bacterium window:
- a CDS encoding CopG family transcriptional regulator gives MKAREFDKKFDEGGDISEHLDMSKARRPEQGQKRVNVDFPVWMIQLLDKEARRLGVPRQSIIKFWVAERLEKAS, from the coding sequence ATGAAGGCTCGTGAGTTTGACAAAAAATTTGATGAGGGCGGGGATATTTCCGAGCATCTTGATATGTCAAAGGCAAGACGGCCGGAGCAGGGACAGAAAAGGGTGAATGTAGATTTTCCCGTGTGGATGATTCAATTACTGGATAAAGAAGCAAGGCGTTTGGGTGTACCCAGACAATCTATTATCAAATTTTGGGTAGCAGAGCGTCTTGAAAAGGCGTCTTGA
- a CDS encoding MaoC family dehydratase codes for MVGFRQRAAEGLQVGDSFRTSRIFTDDDVIRFAKISRDYNPVHFDARFAKALNLPAPICHGLLTASMVTEIGGQIGWLGSAMNFRFKGPVYVGETITCSWVITTIGQNGRAKASVTITKEDGATVIEAEISGIVPGVEERKVLSQMLSEGDPTNGLTDLAVY; via the coding sequence ATGGTAGGCTTCAGGCAGCGGGCCGCTGAGGGCCTTCAAGTAGGGGACTCATTCAGAACCTCACGAATCTTTACAGATGATGACGTTATTCGTTTCGCCAAGATATCGCGAGACTATAACCCGGTTCATTTCGATGCCCGCTTTGCTAAAGCGCTGAATCTCCCAGCACCGATTTGCCATGGACTGCTAACGGCAAGCATGGTTACCGAGATTGGCGGGCAGATTGGATGGCTGGGGTCTGCCATGAATTTCCGATTCAAAGGACCTGTGTATGTCGGTGAAACGATCACATGCAGTTGGGTAATCACGACTATAGGTCAAAATGGTCGAGCCAAAGCATCCGTCACAATTACCAAAGAAGATGGTGCTACCGTGATTGAAGCAGAGATCAGCGGTATTGTGCCTGGAGTTGAAGAGCGTAAGGTCCTAAGTCAAATGCTGTCGGAGGGGGATCCAACAAATGGGTTAACCGATTTAGCGGTATATTAG
- a CDS encoding flavin reductase family protein: protein MKKIKIESYSAFLYPMPMVLAGSVVEGKVNFMAVGWVSRVNSKPPLFAIALGPHHTNKGIEENKEFSINIPDVSLIEKTDYCGLASGGKTDKSEFFNVFYGDLGKAPLIEECPVCMSFSLYDTVKLPSNTLYIGEPKEVFTEEKYMTDNMLDIKKVNPFTLTMPDNHYWSVGENLGKAWNIGKSLKK from the coding sequence ATGAAAAAAATCAAAATTGAGAGTTATTCGGCTTTTTTATATCCAATGCCGATGGTATTGGCAGGCTCTGTTGTTGAGGGGAAAGTAAATTTCATGGCTGTAGGCTGGGTTTCAAGAGTCAATTCCAAGCCGCCTTTGTTTGCGATAGCATTAGGACCGCATCATACAAATAAAGGCATTGAAGAAAACAAAGAATTCAGTATCAATATTCCCGATGTTTCGTTAATTGAGAAAACCGATTATTGCGGACTGGCTTCCGGAGGTAAAACAGATAAATCCGAATTTTTCAATGTTTTCTACGGTGATTTAGGCAAAGCGCCACTGATTGAAGAATGTCCGGTTTGTATGTCATTTTCTTTATATGATACAGTCAAACTGCCGTCTAACACGCTATACATAGGGGAGCCTAAAGAGGTTTTTACAGAAGAAAAATATATGACGGATAATATGTTGGATATTAAAAAAGTAAATCCGTTCACACTGACAATGCCGGACAATCATTACTGGTCTGTCGGTGAAAATCTCGGCAAGGCATGGAATATCGGAAAGAGTTTAAAAAAATAA